From a single Methanofollis sp. W23 genomic region:
- a CDS encoding Wadjet anti-phage system protein JetD domain-containing protein: protein MHDQIRTLLLHHKNKRIALHDMDILLKDAGIHLFTDTEQQKQFIRTVQNLIKAGVLVPLKSARPLIEYGGLPAKYTLRRDLLTEEEAPLSAEHRSELFSLPTPISIDYYAHHADDYRRDRDAILRIRDMIEDDDDEVLTVNERSYEIFGDEKAIDAPRHAAVDGEAVLRNLGLTLGDIRAKKVYEPFFYFEKDFGALEGTTERTVLIVENKDTFWTMQQAVTAGEVDGINLVIYGEGNAIQKKFEYIETVGGTLDDRYVYFGDIDREGIAIFNRLQARYPNYGIRPATSLYTAVLKKAGYRNARPLRNDQKRGQISLSPFIDAFDDESRAAIEWIITEERYLPQEVLTAVDLRRMKACGLSKTL, encoded by the coding sequence ATGCACGACCAGATCCGGACGCTCCTCCTCCACCATAAAAACAAACGAATCGCCCTCCACGACATGGACATCCTCCTCAAAGACGCAGGGATCCACCTCTTCACCGACACCGAACAGCAGAAGCAGTTCATACGCACGGTCCAAAACCTCATCAAAGCCGGCGTGCTGGTCCCGCTCAAGAGCGCACGGCCGCTCATCGAGTACGGAGGGCTGCCGGCAAAATATACCCTCCGCCGGGACCTGCTCACCGAAGAGGAGGCACCCCTCTCCGCAGAGCACCGAAGCGAACTCTTCTCCCTCCCCACCCCGATCTCCATCGATTACTACGCACACCACGCAGACGACTACCGCAGGGATCGGGACGCCATCCTCAGGATCAGGGACATGATCGAAGATGACGACGACGAGGTGCTGACCGTCAACGAACGCTCCTACGAGATCTTCGGCGACGAGAAGGCGATCGATGCACCCCGGCACGCCGCGGTCGACGGCGAGGCGGTGCTCAGGAACCTCGGTCTGACGCTTGGAGACATCAGGGCGAAGAAGGTGTATGAACCATTCTTCTATTTTGAGAAGGACTTCGGCGCGCTGGAAGGGACGACAGAGAGGACGGTCCTGATCGTCGAGAACAAGGACACCTTCTGGACCATGCAGCAGGCGGTGACCGCTGGCGAGGTCGACGGGATCAACCTGGTCATCTACGGCGAGGGGAACGCGATCCAGAAAAAATTCGAGTACATCGAGACCGTGGGCGGAACCCTGGACGACAGGTACGTCTATTTTGGAGACATCGACAGGGAGGGCATCGCCATCTTCAACCGGTTGCAGGCACGCTACCCCAACTATGGCATCAGGCCAGCCACCTCCCTCTACACCGCCGTCCTGAAGAAGGCGGGATACCGGAATGCACGCCCTCTCAGGAACGACCAGAAGAGAGGTCAGATTTCACTCTCCCCCTTCATCGACGCCTTCGACGACGAGAGCAGGGCGGCGATCGAGTGGATCATCACAGAGGAGAGATATCTCCCGCAGGAGGTTCTCACCGCCGTCGACCTCAGGAGGATGAAGGCCTGTGGACTATCAAAGACATTGTAA